The DNA window TGCAAAATGCTCAGCTGCGCTTGCTGAATGCAGCGCTATTATCGCATGGTTTGCCAATATGGCAGGCAGCGTATCGGGCATCGGCAAAGCGACCGAACGATAGACAATTCTTTCCACGATTTCTTGCCAAGAGGCGGGTGAAAGCGGAATTTTTTCCTCCCCCGCCAAGCGCAACAGGCGGATTGGCCGGACGGGTAAATTGTCGAGCAGAGCCTGCAACCCGCCCTTCCCCACAACTTGGATGGTGAAGCCAGCCGCTTGCGCGATCTTCGCGGTTGTTCGGCCGACCGCATAGGCAGGCAGTCGTTTAAGATGCTTCAACTGCTCTCCGCCTTGACGGATCGCATTGGCACTGCCCAGCAGAATTCCGTCAAAATCCTCGCGCTTGGGATTAACCCAATCAAGCGGTTCGATTGTGAACAGCGGGACGCCTGTGATGGTCAGCCCCAATTCCCGGCCCTTGACGACGGTGTCCGAAAGCCCCGGCTCTGGCCTGATACATACGATAGTGCGCGCCTGCGACACAATCAGCCGCCTTCAAACAGCTTTGTGATTGAGATCGGCGCGCGGCTGAGCAAATCGCGGCCAAGCCCAGCAGCAGCGGCCATATCGCCGGGAGCCATGCGGATTGTGCCTTCGGCCCGTTCATAACCATCCGCGCTGAAAATTGCGGCTCTCAGCGCGAGCATCTCACCATCACGGGTCGTCATAACTGCAATCGGGCTGTGACAGGTTCCGCCCAGCGCTCCGAGCATAGCACGTTCGGCCATTACTGAGTGTCTGCTCGGAGCATCGTCGATTGCGGCGAGGAATGCGCGTGTTTGCGCATCAGCTGTGTTGCATTCGATACCGATTGCACCCTGCGCCGGGGCAGGAAGCCATTCGGCAGGATCGAGCGCGGTGCCGGTACCCTGCCGGTTTGTTCGGTTAAGACCAGCGGCAGCGAGCAAGGTCACATCCGCCTCGCCCGCAGAAAGTTTAGCCAGCCGCGTGGCAACATTGCCGCGAAACGAAACAATGCTGCAATCGGGCCGCTGGTGCAGCATCTGAGCCGCGCGGCGCGGTGCGCTGGTGCCGATTCTCGCACCTTGCGGAATTTCGCGGATAGACCGCGCGCCTATCAGCACGTCACGCACGTCTTCGCGGGGGAGTATCGCGGCAATCGTCAGGCTGTCAGGCCGGATTGTCTCGACATCCTTCATCGAATGGACCGCCGCGTCGATTTTGCCTTCGGCGAGCCAGATATCCAGCTCGCGTGTCCACAGCGCCTTACCTCCGATATCGGCCAGCGGGCGGTCCTGAATTTTGTCCCCGCTGGCGCGCACTTTGACGAGCTCGATATCAGCTTCGTCCCAACCGTGAGCCTGGCACAGACGCTCTCGTGCCTCTTCTGCCTGCGCTACCGCGAGCGGGGATTGGCGTGTTCCAAGGCGTAATTTTGGCTGTTTGGTCATAGGTAAGCTTGCTCTAACGGGCCATGTCGCTAAGGGAAAGAGCCATGGGTATTGTCCTTGGAATTGAGTCCAGCTGTGACGAGACAGCCGTCGCGTTGGTCACCACCGAGCGGGAAATTGTGTCGCAGCGGATCGCCTCCCAGATAGAGGCGCATGCCCCCTATGGCGGAGTTGTTCCCGAAATTGCCGCACGCGCCCATGCAGAAAAACTGGCCCCGATGATCGCCGAAGTGATGGACGAAGCTGATTTGGAACTGGCCGATCTGGACGCGATTGCAGCAACCGCTGGTCCCGGCCTGATTGGCGGGGTAATGGTCGGATTGGTCAGCGCAAAGGCGCTCGCAATGGCCAGCGATGTTCCGCTGATCGCGATCAACCATCTTGAAGGCCACGCTTTATCGCCACGCCTTGCTGATGCATCACTCGAATTTCCCTATGCTTTGCTGTTGGTTTCGGGCGGCCATTGCCAGATTTTGCGGGTTGAGGGCGTTGGTCAATACCGCCGCCTTGCGACCACCATCGACGATGCACTGGGCGAAGCGTTTGACAAAACCGCCAAGATTTTGGGCCTCGGCTATCCCGGCGGACCAGCCGTCGAGAAACTGGCGCTGGAGGGCGATGCGAAAGCAGTCCCCCTCCCCCGCCCACTGGTCGGCAGCGGGGAGCCCCATTTCTCTTTTGCAGGCCTGAAAAGCGCGGTTATGCGCGCGCAACAATCTGGCGAGCACTCCGACGCTGACCTTGCAGCGAGTTTCCAGCAGGCAGCAATTGACTGCCTGCTCGACCGCTTGCGGGTTTCGCTTGACGCCAGCGAGCCAATGCCAGCCTTGGTTGTCGCAGGCGGCGTAGCGGCCAACGCGGCGATCCGCAGCGCTCTCGAAGGTTTCGCAGCGAAACACGATATGCGCTTTGTCGCGCCGCCCATGGCGCTGTGCACCGACAATGCCGCGATGATCGCTTGGGCAGGTGCCGAGCGGCTTGCCTTGGGTCAATCGGACCCGCTTGATTTTGTCGCGCGGCCGCGTTGGCCGCTCGATCCCGAAGCTGAACCCGTACGCGGTGCAGGTGCGAAGGGATGAGCGAGAGTATGACACCTGTTGGCGTAATCGGCGGCGGCGCATGGGGCACTGCGCTTGCACAAATGCTTGCATCGGATGGCCGCGAGATCGTGTTGTGGGCCCGCGAGAGCGAGCTCGTTGAAGAGATAAATTCGCAGCACCGCAACAGCTTGTTCCTGCCATCTGCCAAATTGTCTGAAGCAATTCGCGCAACCGAAAACTTGGCTGATCTGGCACCGTGCTCGGCCATCCTTGCAGTTACTCCGGCACAGCATCTGGGCGCTGTCCTTGGTGCCATGAAGGCGCACCCGGCAGACCTTGTCTTGTGCAGCAAGGGCATAGAGGCAGGCACCGGCAGACTGATGAACGACGTTGCGAAAGACGCCGCACCCGGCAGCGACATCGCAATCCTGTCCGGCCCGACATTTGCGCATGAGGTCGCAGCCGGACTGCCGACGGCGGTCACGCTCGCTTGCAGTGGCGGCAAACAACAATGGGAACGGCTCAAACCGCTTATCGCCCGTCCGCAATTCCGCCCATATTATTCGGACGATGTCGTGGGCGCGGAAATTGGCGGAGCGGTCAAGAATGTGCTCGCGATTGCCTGCGGTGTGGTCGACGGACTGGGTCTTGGCCAGAATGCGCGCGCTGCGCTGATCGCGCGCGGCTATGCCGAAATGCTGCGGTTTGGCGAAGCCTTGGGTGCGCAGAGCGAAACGCTTGCCGGCCTATGCGGCCTGGGCGATTTGGTGCTGACCTGCTCCTCCACTTCCAGCCGCAATTTCTCGCTCGGCAAAGCGCTGGGCCAAGGGCAATCGCCCGAGGCGCTGATGGCCGACCGCAAGACCGTCGCAGAAGGCGCGCATACGGCGCCGGTTCTCAATGAACTGGCGCATAAGCGCGGCGTCGCAATGCCGATTGTCGAAGGCGTAACACGTTTGCTGGCCGGCGAGCCTGCACAGACCGTTGTGACCCAATTGCTTGCCCGCCCCTTGCGCGCCGAACACGACAGCGACGCATGAACGCCACTGCCCCGACTGAACCCGCGGATCAGGGCGACATCGCCGCCTTGGCCAAAGGCGGGCGAACCAATATGTTCGGCTTTGTGCTGCGACTTGCGGCTCGGATACCGTTCATGTTCATTGCCGGGCGGCTTTATGGCGCAGAGGCGCTGGGCATTTTCGCCTATGCGCTGGTAGTTATCGAGATTACCTCGCTGATCTGTTCGATGGGTGAAAAGCGCGGGCTAGCGCAGCGGCTGGAGGAGAGCGACGATCGCCCCGCCAATCTGGTTTTTGACGCAATGCTGCTGGCGGTGATGCTGTCCATAATCCCGATGCTGATCCTGTGGTTCGCACCGATACTGCTTTATCCCAATGGCGATTACAGCGATATGGACAAGCTGCTGGTGTTCGCCATTCCGGCATTTGCACTGACAGAGATTGTCCTTGCCGCGCAGGCCTATCGTTATGACATTGCCACCACTGTTCGCGCGCGCGCGGTGGTCGAACCATGGACGATTTCAATTGCGGCTGGCGCATTTTTCTATGTCGGCTGGATCCAAAATAGCGGGCTTACGATGGCCTATCTGGTGTCGATCTATGCGGGGTTACTCGTTGGGCTTTGGTCATTTCTGCGCACTTATGGTCTGCCCAGAGGTTGGCGCCCTCATCCGATCTACATGGCCAAGCTGGTGTGGCGCGCTGTTCCGCTGGCGACCGCAGATGCGGTGGAACGCGGCACAAGACTGCTCGACATTCTCATCCTCGGCTGGTTCGCAGGACCGGTTGCGGTCGGCATTTACTGGGCCGCGCAGCAAATCGCCAGCTTGCCGCAGAAACTGAAAACCAGCTTTGAACCAATCCTGAGCCCGGTGATCACCAAGAATTTGAAGACCAGAAATTACGCCGCAATCGCGCAGCAAGTGTGCCAGGTCGGTTTCTGGATTTTGGCCGCACAGGCTGGCATCGGCCTTGCTCTGGGTATTCCGGGCGAAGGCGTGATGGGTCTGTTTGCACCCGAGTTTGTCGGCGGTACTGGCGCGCTCGGCTTCCTTCTGGTGGCGGAAGTCGTCGCGGGAACTGCCGTCGTTTCGGAAGCGGTGCTGGTCTATGTTGCAAGAGTGCGCAATTTGTGGATTTCGATCAGCACGATCGTGTTCCAAGCGTTACTGACAATCGCGCTGATAATGCTCGTGGTCCATCTGGAATATGGCGAGCCATTCAAGGCTGCTGCTGCCGCGCTAGCGCTTGCCATTTCGCTGGGCCTATCCTCGCTGGTCAAGGCGTGGTTGCTTGGCCGCATCCTTGGCCATCCGATCAACAATTGGCGCTGGGCGCTGGTCTGGGCAGCTGGCCCTGCGGTTGTCGTCGGATTCGCGGCCACGTTCCTGCCAGAATGGGCCGAACTGATATTCGGTATCCCTGCAATATTGCTCACCTATGGCTGGATTATCTGGCACAAAGGGTTCGGGCCGGAGGATAGGGTCCTGTTCCGGAAGAATTTGTCGAAATCGGATGGTTGATAATCTCGCGGAATAATTAGGAAATGAGGGCATCGATGATTGCTGAAACCTTGGGTTTTCTTGCCGAACATTTGAACCGGGAATTGCGCCGCGAGAGCGGCTCTGACCTTCAGTCCGTTTATCTCGCCACCCCTCCTACCGCAGAGCAGCCCGAGGGACTTTATCTAAGCCTAGTCCAACTCCAGCGCGAGGCTTCGATATCCAACATGGCAGCCCCTGTCCGCGGCGGCGGCCCCCGTGCCCCGGCGCAGCCATCGCTGCATTTGAAATTGATGATAATGGTTTCGGCGCATTACCAAGATTACACGAAATCGCTTGCGGCATTGGAGGGGGCAATTGCCCAATTTACTGCGCATCCCCGGATGTCACGCGAGACTTCTTCCGACCTACCTTCCGGGTTGGACCGTCTGTCGTTTGAATGGCAGGATTTGGCGGTGACCGAGATGTCGGCGCTGTGGTCAAGCCTCGGGCGTGATCAAGTACCTTGCGCGCTATATCTGGTGCGTGGGCTGGAAGTCGGGCAAGGTTCGATAGATAGCATGATCCCGACAATAAGATCTGCTGAGCCGGAATAGAGCAACCAGTGCTCGGTAAGCTATTCCGAATACAAGGAATTTTCCTACATCTACCGCTTTCGCTATCGTCGTTTGATGACCTATCCGACAGCACCCGACCAGCCGCGCGCGGCGTACCCCGAGCAAATGTGTAACCCGAAACCCAACAAGATAATTATTCTCTTTCAATAGCTTGCGATAGGTGTGTTAGGTTACAGGTGTAACCCTAAGTCCAACATTGCGGTTCTGTAAGTATGCGCCAGAATCCAGAATTTGTGCGGAGATAAATTGCACGGTAGCTATGATTTCGGCGATATTGGTAAAATGACTGGTAGCAATGGCGATGACTGGCGGCAGGATTTCCCCGAATTGGCCGAAATTGCCGAAGGATTGGCCGATCAGCCCGGCGGATAGCTTGCGCTAGGCTCTTTCCGGATGGGCTGCGGGCGGTTAAGATGCCTCCATGCCGATCCGACCGACTATAGCCCTGATTTCCGGCGCACTCGCAACAGCGGCGCTTGCCTTTGTCGGAGCAGGATTCACCTCCCAGCCCATGGCAGAGGAGCTTGCAGCGAAGGCGAAAATCGTGATCGAACAGGTTGGCGGCGGTGATGTTACCGCGGATTTTAGCACCATAAACGATTGGCCCTCGCGCCATCCGGTTCTCACCGGCGGCGAGGGATTGGACGAGGCAAATCGCGCCGAAGTTGCTGAAGCAGTTGCGGCAATAGCGGGTGTTGGCGGAATACGTTGGGCTGATGGCACAGCAATCGTCGAACGCGGCGAGCAAGCGCGGACGCCGATGCATTGTCAGGAAGATGTGGAAAGCCTGCTGCGTGCACGGACAATCCGATTCGAAGAATCGTCGAGTTCGATGGACAGTTCCAGCCGCGAATTACTTGATGAAGTGGAGGCTGCTTTGCGCCCTTGCCTTGGCAGTATAATCGCGATTGTCGGGCACACCGATAATTCAGGGCCGGAACCAGGCAATCTGGCATTATCGCGCGAACGCGCAAACGCAGTAAGAAACGCGCTGATCCGCCGCGGCATTCCGCGCGACGGATTGCGAGCAAGAGGCGTTGGCTCGCGCAATCCGGTCGAAGGGCTTGATGCATCCGATCCAGCAAACCGGCGAATCGAATTTTCAGTGATTGCGACCGAACCGCTGCAACCAACGCCGGTCGACACTCCGGGAGCCCGATAAGAAATGCCGATCTGGTTTGAATTGATGGTTCTGCTGCTCGCTGCTTACGCAATCGGCTTGATTATGGGTTGGCTGATCTGGGGCCGCACGCCTGATGAACAGATTATCGAGATTGAAGAGGATACGACACTGTGATGGAACTGGTGCAGGCCAATTGGCCGCTTTTTGTGATTGCTGTGGTGGTCGGACTGATCGTCGCGTGGTGGATATTTGTCGCGCTACGCCGCACCAAAGTTGAGACCGACAAAAGCGACGTGCTCGACGAAGGCAAGGGTCCCGCATCGCGCAATCAGGCGTTAATCGACGCGCCGCCTGCTGCGACTGCGCCAGTCGTTCCGCCCGTAGGAGCACCAGCAGCTATCGTAGTGCCAGCCGAAACAATTGCTGCTCAAACAATTGCCCCCGCTGCAATCAAGGCCGAAAAGGGTGACGATCTGACCCGCATCAAGGGTGTAGGTCCGAAGTTAAAGACTTTGCTCAATGAACTTGGGATTACACGGTTCGCTCAAATAGCCGGATGGAACGATGCCGACATCGATCAGATAGATGCCAAGTTGGGCCGGTTTGAAGGCCGCATCCGGCGCGACAACTGGACGGAGCAGGCGAGGCTACTCGATGCTGGCGATACGGCTGGATATGAAGATAAATTCGGCAAACTCTGATTAGGAACGACTAATGAGCGATGCACTTTTTCCAGTTCCAGCTGAATGGGCAGAACACGCGCTGATCGATAGCGCGACCTATTTGGAAAAGTACCAACGCTCGATTGATGATGCGGCTGGTTTCTGGCGCGACGAGGCGCAAAGGATCGACTGGATCGAACCGTTCCATACCGTCAAAGACACCTCCTTCGACGAAGCAGATTTCCATATTCGCTGGTTTGAAGGCGGCAAGCTCAACATCACAGCCAATGCGCTTGATCGGCACTTGGAAACACGCGGCGATCAGGTCGCGATTATCTGGGAACCTGACAATCCTTCCGAGACCGTTCGGAAAATCACCTATCGCGAATTGCACCGTGATGTCTGCCGTTTCGCCAATGTTCTGAAGTCACGCGGCGTCAAGAAAGGCGATCGGGTCACCATCTATCTTCCGATGGTTCCCGAAGCCGCAATTTCGATGCTTGCATGCGCGCGGATTGGCGCGGTTCATTCGGTGGTTTTTGCCGGCTTCAGCCCCGACGCGCTGGCAGGCCGAATCGAGGATTGTCAGTCCAATATCGTAATCACGGCCGATGAGGGGTTGCGCGGTGGGAAACCGATTCCGCTGAAGGCCAATGTCGATGCGGCGTGCGACAAAGTGGCGGTCGAGACCGTAATTATGCTGCGCCGGACGGGCGCCGATGTTCAAATTGTGTCGGGTCGCGATGTCGACTGGACTGAGGTGATGGATGGTGCATCCAGCGATTGTCCTGCTGAATTGATGGATGCCGAGGACCCGTTGTTTATTCTGTATACCTCGGGCTCGACCGGAAAGCCCAAAGGCGTGCTCCACACCACCGGCGGCTATGCTGTGTGGACCAGCATGACGCATCAGTATGTGTTTGATTACAAACCCAACGCAGATGGCAAAATGCCGGTCTATTGGTGCGCGGCCGATGTGGGCTGGGTCACTGGGCACTCTTATGTGGTGTATGCGCCGCTGATAAATGGCGCGACGCAGGTAATGTTCGAAGGCGTGCCCAATTTCCCCGATCACTCGCGTTTCTGGGAAGTCATCGACAAGCATCAGGTGGAAATTTTCTACGCCGCGCCGACTGCTTTGCGTGCCCTGATGCGCGAGGGCGATGAATGGGTGACCAAGACCAGCCGCAAAAGCTTGCGCCTGCTTGGTTCTGTCGGTGAACCAATCAATCCCGAAGCTTGGGACTGGTATCATCGCGTGGTCGGAGACCGCCGCTGCCCGATCGTCGATACATGGTGGCAAACCGAAACCGGCGGAGCGATGATCACGCCGTTGCCCGGCGCGACCGCTCTCAAGCCCGGCAGCGCAAGCAAGCCGATGTTCGGGGTCAAGCCGGAAATCGTCGACAATGACGGTAACATCCAGGCCGGCGCTACCGATGGCCCACTAGTTATCACTGACAGTTGGCCTGGGCAGATGCGGACGGTTTACGGCGATCACGACCGCTTCTTCCAGACCTATTTCAACACCTTCCCCGGCATGTATTTCACTGGCGATGGCTGCAAGCGCGACGAAGATGGCTATTACTGGATAACTGGCCGGATCGACGACGTGATCAATGTGTCGGGCCACAGAATGGGCACCGCCGAAGTCGAAAGCGCTCTGGTCGCGCATGACAGCGTATCGGAAGCTGCAGTTGTCGGTATGCCGCACGACATTAAGGGGCAAGGCATCTACGCTTACGTCACGACCAATGCCGATGTCGAAGATACAGAAGACTTGCGCGCCGAATTGGTCAAATGGGTCCGCAAGGAAATCGGCCCGATTGCCACGCCCGATGCAATCCAATTTGCCCCTGGCCTGCCGAAAACGCGCAGCGGCAAGATCATGCGGCGCATCTTGCGCAAAATAGCGGAAAATGACGTAAGCAATCTGGGTGATACTTCAACGCTCGCAGACCCTAGTGTGGTCGATGATCTGCTGGCGAACCGGAAGAAATGAACCAAATCCGCCCGCTCCGCAGCGTTCTCTACCTGCCCGCCAACCGTGCGAGCGCGGTTGCCAAAGCGCGTGCGGCGGATTGCGACGCGGTAATCCTAGATCTGGAGGACGCGGTTGCTCCCGAAGCCAAAGCACAAGCGCGTGCGGCAGCGGTTGCAGCGGTAAGTGAAGGTGGCTTTGGCCACCGATTGCTGGTGGTGCGCGTCAATGCACTCGACAGCGAATGGGGACCTGCAGACTGCGCCGCGATGGCTGGCTGCGGCCCGGCTGCAGTACTGGTCCCCAAGCTGTGCCACCCGGACGAAGCACAAATTTATCGCCAGCAATTGGGTGGCGGGCCGGAACTGTGGGCCATGCTCGAAACTTGCATCGCCTTCACCCAATTGAGTGCAATTTCAGCCAAGGCGAAGGCAGCAAACCTTACGACCTATGTCATGGGCACCAATGATCTCGCGCTGGAGATGCGGGCCAAACTGGACACTGATCGCACCCCCTTCCTGCCGCTATTGACCCAAGCGGTGGTCGGTGCCCGCGCATTCGGGCTTTCGATTATCGACGGCGTTTTCAACGATATTGCCGACTTGGCAGGCCTTGGCGCCCAATGCCGCCAAGCGGCCGAGCTAGGTTTCGACGGCAAGACGCTGATCCACCCCGACCAGCTTGAAATCGCCAATGCAGCGTTTAGCCCTTCGCCAGCGGAGGTCGCACGTGCGCTGGCCATCCGCGATGCTTTCGCTGATCCTGGCAATACCGGCAAAGGCGTAATTAAAGTAGGCGGAAAAATGACAGAAATGCTTCACTTGCGTGAGGCCGAGCGCACATTGGCATTGCATCAGGCGGCGCAGCGAAACACCCCTTGAAGTCATTGCACTTGCGGCCCACAAGCAAGGCTGCAAGAGAACGAAAACATTAGTTTCAGGAGTAATCATGGCCGGAATGGTGCCGTTTAATTGGGAAGATCCGTTCAATCTGGAGTCCCAGCTGACCGAAGAAGAACGCATGATACGCGACGCCGCTCATGGCTTCGCTCAGGATGAATTGCAGCCCCGTGTTCAGCAGGCTTACCGAAACGAAACGAGCGCGCCTGAATTGTTCCCGCTGATGGGTCAAGCAGGGTTGCTTGGCGCAACCGTGCCCGAAGAATATGGTGGATCAGGTGCCAGCTATGTTGCTTACGGTCTGATCGCGCGCGAGATTGAACGCGTCGATTCCGGCTATCGTTCGATGGCTTCGGTCCAGTCCAGCCTCGTGATGTATCCAATCCAGGCATATGGCAGCGAGGAACAGCGCCAGAAATATCTGCCAGGT is part of the Pontixanthobacter gangjinensis genome and encodes:
- a CDS encoding uroporphyrinogen-III synthase encodes the protein MSQARTIVCIRPEPGLSDTVVKGRELGLTITGVPLFTIEPLDWVNPKREDFDGILLGSANAIRQGGEQLKHLKRLPAYAVGRTTAKIAQAAGFTIQVVGKGGLQALLDNLPVRPIRLLRLAGEEKIPLSPASWQEIVERIVYRSVALPMPDTLPAILANHAIIALHSASAAEHFASECRRLAIDRGTIAVAALGPRIADAAGDGWAEVAVAAAPDDAALLAMIQNMCK
- a CDS encoding OmpA family protein, yielding MPIRPTIALISGALATAALAFVGAGFTSQPMAEELAAKAKIVIEQVGGGDVTADFSTINDWPSRHPVLTGGEGLDEANRAEVAEAVAAIAGVGGIRWADGTAIVERGEQARTPMHCQEDVESLLRARTIRFEESSSSMDSSSRELLDEVEAALRPCLGSIIAIVGHTDNSGPEPGNLALSRERANAVRNALIRRGIPRDGLRARGVGSRNPVEGLDASDPANRRIEFSVIATEPLQPTPVDTPGAR
- a CDS encoding NAD(P)H-dependent glycerol-3-phosphate dehydrogenase produces the protein MSESMTPVGVIGGGAWGTALAQMLASDGREIVLWARESELVEEINSQHRNSLFLPSAKLSEAIRATENLADLAPCSAILAVTPAQHLGAVLGAMKAHPADLVLCSKGIEAGTGRLMNDVAKDAAPGSDIAILSGPTFAHEVAAGLPTAVTLACSGGKQQWERLKPLIARPQFRPYYSDDVVGAEIGGAVKNVLAIACGVVDGLGLGQNARAALIARGYAEMLRFGEALGAQSETLAGLCGLGDLVLTCSSTSSRNFSLGKALGQGQSPEALMADRKTVAEGAHTAPVLNELAHKRGVAMPIVEGVTRLLAGEPAQTVVTQLLARPLRAEHDSDA
- the acs gene encoding acetate--CoA ligase, producing the protein MSDALFPVPAEWAEHALIDSATYLEKYQRSIDDAAGFWRDEAQRIDWIEPFHTVKDTSFDEADFHIRWFEGGKLNITANALDRHLETRGDQVAIIWEPDNPSETVRKITYRELHRDVCRFANVLKSRGVKKGDRVTIYLPMVPEAAISMLACARIGAVHSVVFAGFSPDALAGRIEDCQSNIVITADEGLRGGKPIPLKANVDAACDKVAVETVIMLRRTGADVQIVSGRDVDWTEVMDGASSDCPAELMDAEDPLFILYTSGSTGKPKGVLHTTGGYAVWTSMTHQYVFDYKPNADGKMPVYWCAADVGWVTGHSYVVYAPLINGATQVMFEGVPNFPDHSRFWEVIDKHQVEIFYAAPTALRALMREGDEWVTKTSRKSLRLLGSVGEPINPEAWDWYHRVVGDRRCPIVDTWWQTETGGAMITPLPGATALKPGSASKPMFGVKPEIVDNDGNIQAGATDGPLVITDSWPGQMRTVYGDHDRFFQTYFNTFPGMYFTGDGCKRDEDGYYWITGRIDDVINVSGHRMGTAEVESALVAHDSVSEAAVVGMPHDIKGQGIYAYVTTNADVEDTEDLRAELVKWVRKEIGPIATPDAIQFAPGLPKTRSGKIMRRILRKIAENDVSNLGDTSTLADPSVVDDLLANRKK
- the tsaD gene encoding tRNA (adenosine(37)-N6)-threonylcarbamoyltransferase complex transferase subunit TsaD yields the protein MGIVLGIESSCDETAVALVTTEREIVSQRIASQIEAHAPYGGVVPEIAARAHAEKLAPMIAEVMDEADLELADLDAIAATAGPGLIGGVMVGLVSAKALAMASDVPLIAINHLEGHALSPRLADASLEFPYALLLVSGGHCQILRVEGVGQYRRLATTIDDALGEAFDKTAKILGLGYPGGPAVEKLALEGDAKAVPLPRPLVGSGEPHFSFAGLKSAVMRAQQSGEHSDADLAASFQQAAIDCLLDRLRVSLDASEPMPALVVAGGVAANAAIRSALEGFAAKHDMRFVAPPMALCTDNAAMIAWAGAERLALGQSDPLDFVARPRWPLDPEAEPVRGAGAKG
- a CDS encoding lipopolysaccharide biosynthesis protein, which produces MNATAPTEPADQGDIAALAKGGRTNMFGFVLRLAARIPFMFIAGRLYGAEALGIFAYALVVIEITSLICSMGEKRGLAQRLEESDDRPANLVFDAMLLAVMLSIIPMLILWFAPILLYPNGDYSDMDKLLVFAIPAFALTEIVLAAQAYRYDIATTVRARAVVEPWTISIAAGAFFYVGWIQNSGLTMAYLVSIYAGLLVGLWSFLRTYGLPRGWRPHPIYMAKLVWRAVPLATADAVERGTRLLDILILGWFAGPVAVGIYWAAQQIASLPQKLKTSFEPILSPVITKNLKTRNYAAIAQQVCQVGFWILAAQAGIGLALGIPGEGVMGLFAPEFVGGTGALGFLLVAEVVAGTAVVSEAVLVYVARVRNLWISISTIVFQALLTIALIMLVVHLEYGEPFKAAAAALALAISLGLSSLVKAWLLGRILGHPINNWRWALVWAAGPAVVVGFAATFLPEWAELIFGIPAILLTYGWIIWHKGFGPEDRVLFRKNLSKSDG
- the hemC gene encoding hydroxymethylbilane synthase — its product is MTKQPKLRLGTRQSPLAVAQAEEARERLCQAHGWDEADIELVKVRASGDKIQDRPLADIGGKALWTRELDIWLAEGKIDAAVHSMKDVETIRPDSLTIAAILPREDVRDVLIGARSIREIPQGARIGTSAPRRAAQMLHQRPDCSIVSFRGNVATRLAKLSAGEADVTLLAAAGLNRTNRQGTGTALDPAEWLPAPAQGAIGIECNTADAQTRAFLAAIDDAPSRHSVMAERAMLGALGGTCHSPIAVMTTRDGEMLALRAAIFSADGYERAEGTIRMAPGDMAAAAGLGRDLLSRAPISITKLFEGG
- a CDS encoding HpcH/HpaI aldolase/citrate lyase family protein, which codes for MNQIRPLRSVLYLPANRASAVAKARAADCDAVILDLEDAVAPEAKAQARAAAVAAVSEGGFGHRLLVVRVNALDSEWGPADCAAMAGCGPAAVLVPKLCHPDEAQIYRQQLGGGPELWAMLETCIAFTQLSAISAKAKAANLTTYVMGTNDLALEMRAKLDTDRTPFLPLLTQAVVGARAFGLSIIDGVFNDIADLAGLGAQCRQAAELGFDGKTLIHPDQLEIANAAFSPSPAEVARALAIRDAFADPGNTGKGVIKVGGKMTEMLHLREAERTLALHQAAQRNTP
- a CDS encoding Pvc16 family protein, with protein sequence MIAETLGFLAEHLNRELRRESGSDLQSVYLATPPTAEQPEGLYLSLVQLQREASISNMAAPVRGGGPRAPAQPSLHLKLMIMVSAHYQDYTKSLAALEGAIAQFTAHPRMSRETSSDLPSGLDRLSFEWQDLAVTEMSALWSSLGRDQVPCALYLVRGLEVGQGSIDSMIPTIRSAEPE